In Zonotrichia leucophrys gambelii isolate GWCS_2022_RI chromosome 8, RI_Zleu_2.0, whole genome shotgun sequence, one genomic interval encodes:
- the ZNF648 gene encoding zinc finger protein 648 — protein MDVSENNICDTGGKNSNYPRKATEQVGHSCRPQKEVDMNYSCSPPGNSARPSGKQELSCGDKETCATYCQKQGESPAGEFPPSSTSFHLQREEEDLDHCSSEHPRKPRIITKPREDNGSAALGDALGEELEPVPEEALPYRCKKCGSSFHSMSELQEHRRAHLLENSYRCPICAKGFSRAANLRMHKLIHSSERPHKCPECDKGFIRTADVWRHLRNVHKIERSMVILASGMARNPWSVVHHGQQHNAECPDQACPANPKSQEDDFKPYACPTCGKGFDKPNLLSKHKVIHREDKPYKCQECGMAFVQLLRLKRHQQTHSGARPFYCEECGGTFTRLASLQRHHRIHTGEKPYSCNFCGHSFTESGTLRRHERTHKLDKP, from the coding sequence ATGGATGTGAGTGAGAATAACATTTGTGACACAGGGGGGAAGAATTCAAATTATCCCAGAAAGGCCACAGAGCAggtgggccacagctgtagGCCACAGAAGGAGGTGGACATGAATTACtcctgcagtcctcctggaaaCTCTGCTAGACCctcaggaaagcaggagctTTCTTGTGGAGACAAAGAAACCTGTGCTACCTACTGCCAGAAACAAGGTGAGAGCCCAGCTGGAGAGTTCCCCCCCTCCAGCACCAGCTTCCacctgcagagagaggaggaggatttAGATCACTGTTCCTCTGAGCACCCCAGGAAACCACGGATAATAACGAAACCCCGCGAGGACAACGGAAGCGCCGCTCTGGGAGATGCGCtgggtgaggagctggagccCGTCCCCGAGGAAGCTCTGCCCTATCGATGCAAGAAGTGTGGCTCCTCTTTCCACAGCATGAgcgagctgcaggagcacaggcgAGCTCACCTGCTGGAGAACTCGTACCGCTGTCCCATCTGCGCCAAAGGCTTCTCCCGCGCCGCCAACCTGCGCATGCACAAGCTGATCCACTCCAGCGAGAGGCCGCACAAGTGCCCCGAGTGTGACAAGGGCTTCATCCGCACGGCCGACGTCTGGAGGCACCTGCGCAACGTGCACAAGATCGAGCGCTCCATGGTGATCCTGGCCAGTGGCATGGCCAGGAACCCCTGGTCTGTGGTGCACCACGGCCAGCAGCACAATGCTGAGTGCCCGGATCAGGCTTGTCCTGCAAACCCAAAGTCTCAGGAGGACGACTTCAAACCTTACGCGTGCCCGACGTGCGGTAAAGGCTTTGATAAGCCCAACCTGCTGTCCAAGCACAAGGTGATCCACCGGGAGGACAAGCCCTACAAGTGTCAGGAGTGTGGCATGGCGtttgtgcagctgctcaggCTCAAGAGACACCAGCAGACTCACTCCGGGGCACGGCCCTTCTACTGCGAGGAGTGTGGAGGGACCTTCACCCGGCTGGCATCGCTGCAGCGCCATCACCGCATCCACACCGGAGAGAAACCCTACTCCTGTAATTTCTGTGGGCATTCCTTCACCGAGTCAGGGACTCTACGGAGGCACGAGCGCACACACAAGTTGGACAAACCTTaa